One window of Triplophysa rosa linkage group LG8, Trosa_1v2, whole genome shotgun sequence genomic DNA carries:
- the ccdc12 gene encoding coiled-coil domain-containing protein 12, with the protein MEKPVGALQEQALKRKERLKALRDRQLQGRAPEDGEPESKRALEESEEEQRHRELKLRNYTPEDEELKERQVPKAKPASVEDKVKEQLEAANPEPVIEEVDLANLAPRKPDWDLKRDVAKKLEKLERRTQKAIAELIRERLKGSEEELAGAVGAVAVEEDSE; encoded by the exons ATGGAGAAGCCTGTTGGTGCTTTACAAGAGCAAGCTTTAAAAAGAAAGGAAAGATTAAAAGCGTTACGAGATCGACAGCTTCAA GGCCGGGCACCTGAGGATGGAGAGCCTGAAAGCAAAAGAGCCCTGGAGGAGTCTGAAGAAGAGCAGAGACACAG AGAGCTAAAGCTGAGGAATTACACCCCAGAGGATGAGGAACTGAAGGAGAGACAGGTGCCCAAAGCAAAACCTGCATCAG TGGAGGACAAGGTCAAAGAGCAGCTGGAAGCAGCAAACCCAGAGCCTGTTATTGAGGAAGTG GATTTAGCCAATCTTGCCCCCAGAAAGCCAGACTG GGATCTGAAGAGGGACGTTGCCAAGAAGCTTGAGAAATTAGAGAGGCGAACACAGAAAGCCATTGCTGAACTTATAC GTGAGCGGCTCAAGGGCAGCGAGGAAGAGCTGGCGGGAGCAGTCGGAGCAGTTGCCGTGGAAGAGGACTCGGAATGA